Below is a genomic region from Candidatus Binatia bacterium.
CGCCGTCGAGCCCGAAATAGAGGCGGAGCACCTTCGCGTCGCGGGGCGGCAGCGTTCCCAGCGCGTGATCGATCTCCTCCGTCAGGAACTGGTCCATCGCATCGGCCTCGGCGTCCTGACCGCCGGCCATGAATCGGTCGATGAGGGAACGGTCGCCCTCGGCGTCGAGCGGAGCGTCGAGCCGCACATCGGCGGTGTTGAGCGCGGCGAGCGCCTGCACGATGTCGAGCGCGAGCCCGGTGGCGTGGGCGATCTCCTCCGGCGCCGGCTCGCGGCGGAGCTCCTGGCGAAGCGCCTCCGACGCGCGGATGATTCGCGACAGATCGGCAGTACGGTTGAGCGGGACGCGCACCGTCCGGCCATGGCGCGCGAGTGCCGCGAGGATCGCCTGGCGGATCCACCAGACCGCGTAGGAAATGAACTTCACGCCCTGATCGGGATCGAACTTCCGCGCCGCCGTCATGAGACCGACGTTCCCCTCGCCGATGAGGTCGGTGAGCGCGAGCCCGCGATTCTGATACTTCTTGGCGACGGAGATGACGAAGCGGAGGTTCCGCTTGACGAGCTCCTCCATCGCCTCGGGATCGCCGGCGCGGACGCGGCGCGCGATGGCGATCTCCTGCTGCGCAGTGAGGAGCGGGGAGAGACTCACCTCATAGAGGTACTGATCGAGGATGTCCTTGTCGGCGTCGTAGACACCGAGGCTCTTCGCGGTATCGCGCTTGCGGCTCCGGCGCGGCCGCGCCGGCGGCGAGCTGGCGAGAATTTCGGCGGTGGTCATGTCGGCGGTGAGCGGCACCGCGTCGTCCGGCGGGCGTTTGGACTGCCGTTTCGGCGTCGCGCCCTCGGACGGCTGCTGCGAGATCGTCATGGGTGCAAACTAACCGGATAAGTCGAGCGCGGAGGGAGGGTGCAGAGCGTGCTAAGCGCTTGACACTCCTCCGGGTGCGAGCTTAAGTTTTCGTGCTCCGCTGGCGAGGGATTCTTCGATGAAGAGTGCGTCGCGGCGGGGCGACAATATAATGGGGGCGTAGCTCAGTTGGGAGAGCGCGTGAATGGCATTCACGAGGTCAGGGGTTCGATCCCCCTCGCCTCCACTCTCCACCGGTCCGGCGCCGCCCGTATGGGTCGCCGGTTCGGAGCGGTTGCGCGGACGGAGACCGACCGCTAGAATCTCCGTCCGTTCGCGGGAATAGCTCAGTTGGTAGAGCACAACCTTGCCAAGGTTGGGGTCGCGGGTTCGAGTCCCGTTTCCCGCTCTGCTCAAGGTACACGTCGCGGGGTGGAGCAGTCTGGTAGCTCGCCGGGCTCATAACCCGGAGGTCGTGGGTTCAAATCCCACCCCCGCTATTGGTGGTCCAGGCGGTCAGGCGGACAGGCGGTCAGGCGGTCAGAGACTCCGGCGGCTTTTCGGGCCGCCGACCGCCCGATTGGCTGATCGCCTGAC
It encodes:
- a CDS encoding sigma-70 family RNA polymerase sigma factor; this encodes MTISQQPSEGATPKRQSKRPPDDAVPLTADMTTAEILASSPPARPRRSRKRDTAKSLGVYDADKDILDQYLYEVSLSPLLTAQQEIAIARRVRAGDPEAMEELVKRNLRFVISVAKKYQNRGLALTDLIGEGNVGLMTAARKFDPDQGVKFISYAVWWIRQAILAALARHGRTVRVPLNRTADLSRIIRASEALRQELRREPAPEEIAHATGLALDIVQALAALNTADVRLDAPLDAEGDRSLIDRFMAGGQDAEADAMDQFLTEEIDHALGTLPPRDAKVLRLYFGLDG